ATGAAGTTTCATTATCCTCTGGTTCGGATACGCTTAAAGACCAGATTGGATTTAGAACGATAACGACCGAAGGGGCCAATATTTTACTGAATGGTAAATCCATTTTTTTAAGAGGTATTAGTCTTCATGAAGAAAATCCGATTAAAATAGGAAGGGCAAAATCTATGGAAGATGCCAAGATGCTTTTTGGATGGGCGAAGGAACTCAACTGTAATTTTGTACGTTTGGCACATTATCCACATAATGAAAATATGCCCAGATTGGCAGATAAGCTAGGTCTATTACTTTGGGAAGAAATCCCGGTGTATTGGGGAATTGACTACGAAAACCCTACGGCTTTTGCTCAAGCAAAATCACAATTGGAGACCTTGGTGCATCGTGATAAAAATAGAGCTAGTGTCATTGTTTGGTCCGTTGCCAATGAAACCCCTGATTTAGAATCAAGGCTCATTTTTCTTCGGAAATTGAAAGATATCGCCCTGGCAATCGATGATACCCGTTTTATTAGTGCCGCATTGGAACGCGATGAAAAAAGTACCGCAAATACTGTAAAAATTCCCGATCCATTTGCCGAAGATGTTGATATTCTTAGCTGTAACGAATACATTGGCTGGTATTCCGGTTTACCATCCCGTTGTGGTGAGGTTACATGGGACTTGCCCGAAAGCAAACCTTTTTTCGTAAGCGAATTTGGCGGTGGGGCCTTGTACAACCATCATGGTGACAAGTTGACCCGTTGGACGGAGGAATATCAGGAATACCTCTACGAAGAACAATTGAACATGCTACAAAAAATTTCAACGTTGCGTGGCATGACACCCTGGATTTTAGTGGATTTCCGTTCTCCCAGAAGAAACCTACCCTTGATACAGGACGGCTGGAATCGAAAAGGACTCATCTCGGAAAATGGGTTCAAGAAAAAGGCTTTTCATACATTGAAAGCTTTTTATGATGAAATGGAGAAAAAGTACGATTACAAAATCAACGACTAAAATGATTATCCCATACCTTGTACAATGGCATACTCCAAACCCCTAAGCTCAGCAAGCCCTTTTAGCCGTCCGATTGCCGTATAGCCAGGATTGGTTTTTTTATTAAGGTCGAGGTCATCCAACATCTGATGGCCATGATCAGGCCGCATGGGAAGAGAAGTATTTCGTTCTTGCTGTATTTCCAAAAGTGCTTTCATCACATCGTACATAGGCACATCGCCTTCCAAATGGTTTGCTTCGTAGAAGTTTCCTTCGGTATCGCGTTGCGTACTTCGCAAATGGACAAAATGGATATACGCACCAAAATCACGAATCATTTGAGGAAGGTTATTATCGCTACGGACACCAAAAGAGCCAGTACAAAAGGTAATGCCGTTAGATGAACTCGGTACTTCTGTCATCATTCGATTGATGTCAGACGCCGTACTGACCACTCGTGGCAATCCAAAAATAGGGAAAGGCGGATCATCTGGATGTATTGCCATTTTTACATGATGTGCTTCCGCAACAGGGATGATTTCCTTGAGAAAGAGCGTAAGATGTTCAGCCAATTTTTTGGCATCGATACCTTCATAGCTATCCAAAATAGTTTGAAATTGCTCTAAGGTATAGCCTTCCTCACTTCCTGGTAATCCTGCAATGATCGTTTTTATTAAAGTGTTCTTTGAAGCTTCGTTCAAACTTTCAAAATAGGCTTTTCCTTTTTCAAGCTCTGTTTCTGTATAGTCCGCTTTTGCATTTGGACGGTTCAGAATAAAACAATCAAAAGCTACCAAAGCCTGTTTTTCAAATCGGAGTGCTTTTGCACCATTGGGCAGTTCGTAAAACAGATTGGTACGTGTCCAATCCAACACGGGCATAAAATTGTAGCAAATGGTGCGTACACCTTCCAACGCTAAATTCTCAATGGAAGTTTTGTAATTTTCAACATACATTTGAAAATCTCCCTTTCGAGTTTTGATGTTTTCATGAATCGGGATACTTTCAACTACCGACCAAACCAGACCGGCCGCTTCAATTTCCAGTTTTCGCTTTTTTATTTCCGCCCTTGTCCATACTTCCCCATTGGGAATGTGGTGCAAAGCTGTAACCACACCTGTTGCACCTGCCTGCGCAATATCTTTTAGGCTGACCGAATCCTTGGGTCCGTACCAACGCATTGTTTGTTCCAATACTTTCATAATCTTATTTTAAACTCCCGAATATGTTCCAAATCCTCCATCAATCTTCAGTACCGTACCCGTAACAAATTTTGATGCATCGCTACATAAATAATGAACTGCTCCCAACAACTCGTTAGGGTCTCCAAAACGTCCCATAGGCGTATTTGAAATAATTTGATTTCCACGTGCAGTCAAGCTTCCATCAGTTTCGGTCAATAAAGTTTTGTTCTGTTTGGTCAAAAAGAAACCTGGCGCCAGGGCATTTACTCGCAGACCTTCTCCATGTTTTTGGGCAAATTCCACAGCCAACCATTGAGTTAGGTTATCAATTGCCGCCTTTGAGGACGAGTAGCCCATGACCCGTGTCAAAGGGCGCTCCGCTGACATACTAGAAATGTTTATGATACTTCCCTTTTTTTCCTCCAAAAACAAGGGTAAAAAGGTTTTGATGGGCAAATAAGTACCAATATAATTTAGCTCAATAATCTTTCGTAACGCCTCGACATCGCTGTCCAACAGTGTTTGGTCCGGGGTAATTGTAGCTCCTTGCATATTGCCACCTGCCGCATTGATAAGCACATCTATGGTGCCAAACGACTTTTTGAGCTCTTCGTATGCCTTCTCTAAATCCGATTCCTTGGTTACATCTGCTAGGATAATACTGGCCGCTCCACCTTTGGATTCAACCGCATCTTTGAGTTCATGGGCACCTTCGATTGCGTACGACATAATTACCACATGAGCTCCTTCATCTGCTAGGTATTTTGCCATCTCCGACCCTAATACACCTGTTCCTCCGGTAATTACAATAATCTTGTTCTTTACATTAAAAAGTTGGTTCATATTTTAGTTTAAAGTGATATTCCTCTTTTCCAAGGAATAAAATCATCTTGATTTAATACTTGTGCTTTTGTTTGGATTTTTCCACTGGCAACAGCAATGATAAATTCCATGAGTTCCTCACCCATTTCTTCGATTGTTTTATCTCCCGTGATAACTTCTCCTGCATCCACATCGATAATGTCGGGCATACGTTCGGCCAATCCACTGTTCGATGCTATCTTGATTACGGGCGCAATAGGGTTTCCCGTAGGTGTGCCCAATCCTGTCGTAAAGAGGATAAGGTTTGCTCCCGACCCTGCTAATGCGGTTGTGCTTTCCACATCGTTGCCAGGTGTACACAATAAATTTAGTCCAGGTTTGGTGGCATACTCTGCATAGTCCAGCACGTCTACGATAGGTGATGTACCACCTTTTTTTGCCGCTCCGGCACTCTTCATGGCGTCCGTTATAAGGCCGTCTTTAATGTTTCCTGGGCTTGGGTTCATATCGAACCCCGAACCTACCGCTTCGGCGGAAGCTGCATAGGTTTGCATTAAATGAATGAACTTGTCCGCGATAGCATCGTTGGTGCAACGGTTGATCAGTTGCTGCTCTACACCGCAGAGCTCTGGAAATTCGGCCAACATGGTTTTTCCACTCAAAGCGACTACAATATCAGAAGCATGCCCCACCGCTGGATTTGCCGAAATTCCTGAAAAACCATCGGAACCACCACATTCCAAACCCAAGGTCAACTTATCCAAAGAAGCTGGTTCCCGTTGTAATTTATTTGCTTCAACCAACCCCTCAAACGTTTTTTGTAGTGCCTTTTGCAAAAGATTCTCTTCCCTACCCTCTTGCTGTTGTTCCAAAATATACAATGGCTTATCAAAATCTGGATTCACAGCTTTCAATTTCTCCTGCAAAATGGAAATCTGTGCATTTTGGCAACCTAGACTCAAAATAGTGCCCCCAGCTACATTCGGATTATTAAGATACCCGGCAATCAAGGCGCATAACATCTCTGAATCTTGCCGAATACCTCCGCATCCGCCTTGATGTGTTAGAAACTTGATACCATCAACGTTTTTAAAAACGGCTGTTGATGTGGCAGTTTCTTCTTCCAAAACCATTCCGCTTCGTGGGGAGGCTCCTGATTTATATTGGTTCACCATCTGGCGGACATATTGTTTGTATTTATTGGGCCGCACAAAACCCAATTCTTCCAAAAAGGCATCCTTCATAACGGCCACATTTCTGTTTTCACAAAAAACCAAAGGGATAACCACCCAAAAGTTTGCCGTTCCTACCTGTCCATCGGAACGATGATAGCCATTGAACGTCTTATTCCTAAATTTTGAAATATCAGGTTGTTGCCAATCAAAGATTTGCTTTCGTACTCCGTAATCTTCCGTCTTATGCGAAACATTATCAACGGTAAGCGCTTCTCCTTGCTCAATATTTTTCTTAGCTTTTCCAACTACGCCTCCATACATATATATCTCATCGCCATCCAAGAAGTCGTTTTGTGCAAATTTATGTTTGGCCTTTATGGGTAGCTTCAATTGAAAGTTCTCGCCATTCATCATCACTATGATTCCTACATCTAGGTTTTCCAGCGCAACTACCACATTATCAGATGGATGAATTTTGATGAATTTATGTCTCATTTTCAATTAAAAATTAGTAACTTGCGCAATCGATTGCACAAAGTAAGGAAAATTTATTTGATTTTTCTCATACAAAAAGGAAAAAAGCGATTCCTTGACCAATTCAATCGAATAAATAAAAGCTAAACCTATCCAATATGAAAAAAGTTGTCACCTTTGGTGAAATTATGCTGCGCTTAGCCCCTCCCGGATTTTTAAGATTTTCTCAAACCAATTCATTTGACGCCATCTACGGTGGTGGTGAATCGAATGTTGCTGTTTCTTTGGCAAACTATGGGATTCCCGTTGATTTTGTAACGCGTCTTCCGGACAATGATCTGGGTAAATGTGCCATGATGGAACTACGCAAACGTGGTGTAGGTGTGGATAATATTGATTGGGGAGGAGAACGTTTGGGAATTTATTTTTTAGAGACCGGTGCTGTAGCCAGGGGCAGTAAAGTAGTTTATGATAGGGCATATTCGGCAATATCTCAAATTGAAAAGGGAACGATTGATTGGAAAACCGTTTTTAAAGATGCTGATTGGTTCCACTGGACCGGTATTACGCCTGCAATTTCCCAAGGAGCAGCAGATGCCTGTCTTGAGGCGTGCGAAGTGGCCAGTAGTATGGGAATTACCATATCGACAGACCTCAACTACAGAAAAAAACTATGGAACTATGGTATTGAACCTGAAAAAATCATGACCCCATTAGTCGAGCATTGTGATGTAATTCTTGGTAATGAAGAAGATGCTGAAAAACACTTTGGCATCCATCCCAAAGGTGTTGATGTAACACAAGGCCATTCCGTGAGCACAAAAGCTTTTGAGTCTGTCTGTAAGCAGATGATGGATAAATTCCCAAAAGCCAAAAAAGTGATTACTACGCTACGGGGTTCTATTAGTGCCTCCCACAATACCTGGGCGGGTGTGTTGTACGATGGCAATACACTTTACGAATCTTCCACATACCAGATTACCCATATCGTTGACCGTGTTGGTGGAGGTGATTCTTTTATGGGCGGACTTATATACGGTTTGATTACCCATGATGGTGATGACCAAAAAGCATTGGATTTTGCAGTAGCTGCCTCTTGTTTGAAGCATAGCATTAAAGGAGATGCCAATCAGGTTACCGTGGATGAAGTTGAAAAATTAATGTCCGGCGATGCATCCGGGCGTGTAGCTCGATAATATATGGCAAGATTTTCCAGAATAGAAGTAGCAGTAAAAATGAGGGAAACCGGGTTGGTACCAGTCTTTTACCATAGTGACCTTGAAATTTGCAAAAAGGTCGTAAAAGCATCTTATGATGGTGGTGTTCGGGTTTTTGAGTTCACCAATAGAGGTGATTATGCCCATGAAGTCTTTGGAGAGCTGAACAAATGGGCCATAAAAGCCGTTCCAGAAATGATATTGGGCGTTGGTTCCGTAATCGACGCCGGCACAACTTCTTTATATCTGCAATTAGGTAGTAATTTTGTGGTTTCTCCTATATTGAATCCTCAAATGGCAAAAGTCTGTAATAGAAGAAAGGTAGCATGGTCGCCAGGTTGTGGCTCATTGACCGAAATATCATATGCCGAAGAATTGGGCGCCGAAGTCGTGAAGATTTTTCCTGGTATGCAGGTTGGAGGTCCAGATTTCGTAAAGGCGATTAAAGGTCCGTCGCCTTGGTCCAGCATCATGCCTACGGGCGGTGTAAATCCTACCCAAGATAATCTTGAAGCTTGGTTCAGTGCAGGTGTACATTGCGTAGGAATGGGCAGCCAACTCTTTAAAAAAGAACTCATCAGTTCTGGCGCCTTTGAAAACATTACTTCCGAAGTAAAGAAAGCTTTGGGTATTATTAAAAATCTAAGAGCTTAATTTGAAATCAATATCTTTTTTTAGTCTGCTAAGTCTCTTAATTCTCTTATCCTGCGATTCGCAGAAAGAGGAAAAAATATTGCGGCTGGCCCATGGGCTCGACACCAATCACCCAGTGCACCAAGCCATGGTACATCTAGGAGAGCGATTGGAAGAAACTTCCGAGGGTAAATTAAAGGTCATTATTTATCCTAGTGGGCAGTTGGGAGCGGAACGCGAATGTTTGGAATTACTTCAAATTGGCAGTTTGGACGTTACAAAGGTCTCTGCTGCTGTATTGGAAAATTTTGTTCCTGAATATAAGGTTTTAAGCGTCCCATACATCTTTAGGGATAAAGCACATTCCCATAACGTATATGATAGTGAAGTTGGAAAGCGATTTTTGACGAAGGGTGAAAATTATCGTCTACGGGGTCTCTGTTTTTATGATGCCGGGAGCCGTAGCTTTTATACCAAAGACAGGCCAATAATTACCCCATCCGATTTAGAAGGAATGAAAATACGCGTACAAAAAAGTAATATGGCCGTTGCAATGGTCCAGCAATTGGGCGGCTCTCCTACTCCAATTTCTTGGGGCGAATTGTATACTGCCCTACAACAAGGTGTAGTGGATGGAGCAGAGAACAATCTACCCAGTTTTCATACATCTAAACATTACGAGGTATGCAAGTTTTATAGTTTTGATGAACATACTGCCGTTCCAGATGTACTGCTGATAGGAACTGTAACATGGAACAGGCTTAATGATCAGGAAAGAAAATGGTTGCAGGAGGCTGCCAATGCTTCCGCTATTTATCAAAGAGAAGTATGGGCACAAGCAGAAGATGAGGCCTTGCGGGTTATTAAAGAAGCTGGTGTAGCGGTAAATTACCCTGACAAAGCGCTATTTGCGAACAAAACAAGAGCGTTTGATGAACTGTTTGAAGAAGGTTCTGAAGCTTCTCAATTAATGCATGCCATTAAGGAAATAAAATAATGCGAAAAAAAATAGACTTGGTACTGGAGAAACTGCTTATCATCATCATGATAATCATGTTGATATCCGTAATCTGGCAGGTCTTCTCCAGATACATTTTAGGAAGTCCAAGTACCCTTACCGATGAGATTGCCAGTTATTCCTTGATTTGGCTAGGACTTTATGGTGCTGCATACGCAACGGGAAAGGAACTTCATTTGGCCATTGATCTAATTCCTGTTACGACCATCAACAAAGCTCCTATCTTTTATTCAGGAATAGTAACTTTTGCCATCGTCATATTTGCTCTGATGGTCATGGTGATCGGTGGCACTAATTTATGTTACCTAACCTTTCTACTGAAGCAGAAATCGGCAGCGCTGGAAATTCCGTTGGGAATGGTGTACAGCGCCATTCCTTTATCGGGTTTACTTATATCATATTACAGCCTTGATACTTTTATTAAAAGACGTCGTACTTATTTAAAAAATAAAAATGGATTATACGGAAGCACTGATATTGGTCATTAGTTTTGTCATCCTCATGGCAATGCGCGTGCCCATTGCCTACAGCATTGGGGTTTCTGCATTGTTCACCTTACTTGTGTCCATGCCTACCCTTCCTGCTATTACTACGTTGTCGCAACGTATGGCCACTTCATTGGATAGTTTTGCGCTATTGGCCATTCCATTTTTTATTCTCGCAGGCCAAGTAATGAACCGTGGTGGTATCGCACGTCGCCTCATTGACTTTGCTAAAGCTATAGTAGGGCCTTTACCCGGTGGTTTGGCTTTTGTAAACATTATTGCATGTATGCTTTTTGGAGCAATTTCGGGTTCCGCAGTAGCTGCTGCATCTGCTATTGGTGGATTCATGAACCCTATGATGGAAAAAGAGGGTTATGATAAATCTTTCAGTGCAGCTGTGAACATAACCAGTGCCACCACTGGACTTATCATTCCGCCCAGTAATATTCTGATTATTTACTCCTTGGCAAGTGGTGGTGTAAGCATTGCAGCCTTGTTCTTAGCAGGTTACGTACCCGGTATTTTAATTGGTCTTGCCTTAATGTTGGTTGCAGGTATTTATTCCTTCTTAAAAAAGTATCCCACGGAAAAAGGTGTTGGTATCAAAGAGTTTTTAAGACGATTCATTAGTGCCCTTCCAAGCTTGTTATTATTGGTCGTTGTTATAGGCGGAATCGTAGCTGGAATCTTTACTGCTACCGAAGCATCTGCCGTAGCGGTTGTCTACACCTTTGTATTGGCCTTTGCCTATAAAGAAATAACCATAAAGGATGTTCCTACCATTTTACTGGAAACGACAAAGACCTCTGCAATTGTTATGCTTTTGATCGCTACATCCGTAGCGATGAGCTGGGTGATGAGCTATGAGAGTATCCCCCAAGAAATCAGTGCTGGGCTTTTAGGCATTAGTAGTAACCCTATTGTCATCTTGATCATCATCAACTTGATTTTGTTGTTTGTAGGGATTTTTATGGACATGACTCCTGCTGTATTGATTTTTACTCCCATATTTCTCCCCATTGTCACTGCAATGGGTATTGACCCCATTCATTTTGGAATCATTATGATTCTCAACCTTTGTATTGGGCTTTGTACACCTCCCGTGGGCTCAGTGCTTTTTGTGGGCTGTGGTGTCGCCAATTTAAAAATTCAACAGGTGGTTAAACCTTTGCTCCCCTTGTTTATTATGATGTTATTTGTGCTGGTATTAGTTACCTATATCCCCGAATTAAGCCTTTGGGTTCCTAAATTATTTGGGTTTTAAATTTCTTATGATTCAAAACGGTAGTAACATCTTCCGATAAAGTCCACTTTATTACATTTCATAGTACTATTCATTTAACATATCCAATTACTTATTCTAACAGGGATTATCCCTTAAAACAGTGATGTGGGTAGAAATCATAGTGGCTAACTTTGTCATTGGGTTTGACGTAACTCCGATAGCGGAAGGATGTTAAACCAATGATACAAATTATGATGGGAAGTATCATAAAAAATCAATAGAACACAAACTGTAGAGGTAATATGATGCTGAGATTCGCTTTCTTATTAAATAGTTTAATTTTAAGTTTTGGAAACATATCCGTCTATGGTTCATAAAAAAGGGTACCCTATTACTTTTCTAATTATTACTGTTTTCTGTGTTTTCAATCTAAAAGCGCAGGAAGGTGTCCGATTTCATGCGTTTGGAGAAATTCCTAGAAGTATAAGTGACTCGCTTTACCAAACGCTCAAAAATGCAAAAACTACTAATGATAGGCTCGATGCAATCTATACCATAGCTGAAGAACATGTCCTATACGGCAACCCAGATTCTGTCATCCACTATGCCGAAAGGTTGGATAAATTATCGAGCAATGTAGATTACCTACGCAAAGTAAGGGCTAAACGCCTTTTAGGGATAGGCAAGTTTATGAACGGCCTTTACGATAGAGCTTTTGAAGCATATGTTCAAGGCTTGGAAATCCCTCAAAACAAAAGTACGCTGGACGAAGTCAATAAGGTAAATTTTGGTTTGGGAGAGGTATACTATGTAAGAAATGAATTGGATAAGGCAACCATACAATTCACAAAACTCTTGACTCAAAATATAGATAGCCCACTACTGAGCAAGGTAAATTTTTACTCTGGAAACATTGACCTTAGGGAAAGGGATTATGAAAGTGCCAGAACATTTTATAGCAAGGCCGATTCTTTATGCGATTCTACAATAAATCCAAAACTTAAGCTACAGATACAACTGGGCTTTGGTAAATTGGATGTTGCGGAAAATAACATTGACAACGCATTAGGGATTTTTGAAAACGTTATGCAAAGTGCCCAAAATAGTAGATTTTATGGTCTTTACACCGAGGCAGTACTTGAATATGGAAAAATAAGTACGCAATTGGGCAGGTATGAGGTTGCAGAAATGGCCTTGGCCGTGGCTTATACCAATGCGATTCAATGGAATAGATTGGAGCTCCAAAAGAGAATTCTAAATAGTTTAAGGAAAACGTATAGTGCAAAAGGTGATTTTGAAAATGCTTATAATCTTATGACACAATATATAGTGTTATCCAATCAGGTCTTGAAGCAGCAAAATAGTAAGGCGCTCAAAGAACTTGAGGTAAAATACAACACTCTTCAAAAAGAGAATCAAATTTTTGAACTGAAGGAACAGCAAATAGAAAAACAAAGCGAGATTGAAAGGCAAAAGACCATTAAAAAGGCCGTTTTGTATGGTTTTGTGATACTTTTGATTCCAATTATAGCACTTTTAGTGGTCTATTATCAAAAACTACAGACCCAGAGTCAATTAAACCAACAGCAAGAAGAGCTGAATTCCCAAAGGATAACAGCACTGTTAAACACCCAGGAATTACAGCTGGCGCGTACTTCTTTGGAAGCACAACAAGAGGAACGACATAGAATAGCCAAACAACTCCATGATAGTATAGGAGGGAATTTGGCCGGTATTAAGCTGCAGTTGGGAAACCTGAAAAACAATCGTCAGTTTCAAACGGAAATCATCAATCACGTAAACGAAACTTATGAATTGGTACGGGATATCTCGCACGACCTTGTTCCGAAAAAATTCAATCAAAATGCTTTTACCTCGTTAATAGAAGATTACATTGGTACTCTTAGTGAAAATTCAAAAGTGAAGATTACTTTCTCTTCGCATCCAAGGGAAAAGATAAATCAAATGCCCGAAAAATTAAAGGTGGAAGTGTATCAAGTAATTCAAGAACTTTTCACCAATACCTTAAAACATGCGAAGGCCAATTCAATAGAGGTACATATGAATATCATAGAAAATACAATGCAACTTATTTTTGAAGATGATGGTGTAGGTTTTGATATCAATAGTGTTAAAAAGGGGATTGGACTTCAGAATATTGAAAGTAGATTGGACAAATTGGATGCCGAATTGATTATTGATAGTGCTTTAAACCGAGGTACGGCAATAAATATTGAAATTCCCATAAAAGATTAAAAGGTGAAAAAACATAAAATTATAATAGCGGATGATCACAAAATGTTTTTAGATGGACTTCTAAGCATTTTGTCCTCAAAAGATACCATTGAAATAGTGCTCACGGCGAACAATGGCAAAAACGTTGCAAAGTATCTGGATATAAACAATACCGAAGAACCTATAGACTTGGTCATCACTGACGTTAACATGCCCGAATATAACGGAATAGAGCTAAATAAATACATCAAAGAAAAACATACCAACACGAAAACCTTGGTAGTGAGTATGTTACACGACACCAATACCGTTCAAACTTTGACCAAGGACAATGTGGATGGCTATATTCCAAAGAATGCAGAAAAGGGTGAGCTCATCGAAGCTATTGAAACCATTCTTAAAGGGGAAAAGTACTTTTCCCAAACCATTAAAGATGTTTATTTAAAAGGAATGTTCTCCAATGAGCAATCGCTGACACAATCATTATCAAAAAGAGAGAAAGAGGTTTTAAAATTGATCGCACAAGAATTTACTACCCAAGAAATCGCCGACAAATTATTTCTTAGCAAGCATACCATAGAAAGCTACAGAAAAAATCTCATCTCCAAGTTAGAGGTCAGAAATCTTGCTGGCCTAACAAAATACGCTATTAAATTAGGGCTGTTGGAAGAATAGTAAGAACTACATCCAACATCGTATATCATTTCTTCCATAAAAGGTTTGATTAAATTCTAGACCACTCCCTGTAAACAGGGGGTGGTTTTTTACTGAAAAACGGGCTGTATACAGTTCTGGATATCCGCAATTTTGAATCATTGATTAATATAAAAACTTATAATTATGATTTACGGAATTACCTTAATCTTACTTAGCATTATCGCGGTACCATCATTGGTGCTAGCAAAAAAACCAAACGCCAAGGAGTTATTGGAAAAAATTGAACCCTACCAAGGATGGATAGGTTTAGTTTTCTGCTTTTGGGGAGTTTGGGGTATCATCACCAGTATTCTCAATCTTGGATGGTTGACCTCTGCACCTATCTGGTGGATTACACTTTTTGCAGGGAGCTTGGTAGAGGCCACTCTGGGTTTTATGCTCGGTTTTGGATTGATTAACAAGCTTTTCTTGAGTAAGAACGACAAGGCTACCGAAAAAGCAGCAGAACTGCGTTCAAAAATTGCCCCAAAACAAGGAAAACTTGGTCTATTGGGTATCGCAGTGGGCATTTGGATGATAGTAGCATCCTTTTTATTTACGATTAGTTAAACATTTAAAATAGTCAACATGAAAAAAATCATTCTAATTATAATGGTATTGACGACCATGATAATGAGATCACAAAACTCAACCGATCATCGGAACACTGTTTCGGTTTCTGGTAAAGCGCTGGTTGAAAATAGCTCAAAGACGTACAAGGCAAAAATAGTTTTGAACATGGGTCAGGTGCGCTATTCAAATCCTGATTGTAAAACCTTAAAGGAGTTGAAGGAAAAGTTTTTTGATAAGCTAAAAGCCAACGGTTTTGAACCTTCCTCTTTTAAAGAGGATATGATGGGGTTTATTGCATATGGTTATCAAAACGATGGAACTGTTTTTGATTTTGAATCCTCAGATTTTGAAAAAATAATGGCTCTGACAAAAGTTAGAATGATTGGAGCGTCGACTACTGTTGAATTCAAGTCTAGCGTATCTGAAACGGAGCATAAAAGCCTGCTTAAAAAGGCGGTAGAGGATGCTAAAAAGAACGCGACACTGGTGTGCGGTGTTATTAACAAAAAACTAGGTGGTGTGGTTTCAATAAGCGAAAACTTTACAAACAATGGCATTTGGTACTCGTACTACAACGGCAATAAAGATTATTTAACCGTTCAAGTGGTTTATGAAATAGACTAAAAATTTGGTTAATTAGTTGGTTTCCGGTCTTTGGGTTTTTGAACCCATTGGCCGGTTTTTTGTAATATGGTTTTAGGTAATTCCCATAAATCGTTTAAGCCCTTATTTGAAAATTAACTTATAAAATTAAACAGAATCAGATTTTTATATACCAATTGCCTGATGCGTAAAAGGATGTTTTTAATGACATTGTTTCTTTTTGGCATTACCATAAAATAAATATTTGGTTGAAAACCTTTTTTACCTCTGTTCCAAATAACTGTTTTTCAAGTGTAAGAGGTTATTGATAATGCCCGAAAGCTCAAAGGAAATAATCTTCTCGCCCTTCTTTTCAAACGATATGATCGAATATGAATAGATTTCCCTTCCTCCTTTTA
The nucleotide sequence above comes from Flagellimonas sp. HMM57. Encoded proteins:
- a CDS encoding SIMPL domain-containing protein (The SIMPL domain is named for its presence in mouse protein SIMPL (signalling molecule that associates with mouse pelle-like kinase). Bacterial member BP26, from Brucella, was shown to assemble into a channel-like structure, while YggE from E. coli has been associated with resistance to oxidative stress.), yielding MKKIILIIMVLTTMIMRSQNSTDHRNTVSVSGKALVENSSKTYKAKIVLNMGQVRYSNPDCKTLKELKEKFFDKLKANGFEPSSFKEDMMGFIAYGYQNDGTVFDFESSDFEKIMALTKVRMIGASTTVEFKSSVSETEHKSLLKKAVEDAKKNATLVCGVINKKLGGVVSISENFTNNGIWYSYYNGNKDYLTVQVVYEID